One window of the Rhodococcus sovatensis genome contains the following:
- a CDS encoding small basic family protein — translation MALGVGIALGTVSGPQVPVGVAPYLPIAVVAALDAVFGGARAYLDGIFDAKVFVVSFVFNVLVAAFIVWLGDQLGVGTQLSTAIVVVLGIRIFGNAAALRRRLLGA, via the coding sequence ATAGCACTGGGCGTGGGAATCGCATTGGGTACCGTGTCCGGTCCGCAGGTACCTGTCGGCGTTGCGCCGTACCTCCCCATCGCCGTCGTCGCCGCGCTCGACGCGGTCTTCGGCGGTGCACGCGCCTATCTCGACGGAATCTTCGACGCGAAGGTCTTCGTGGTCTCCTTCGTGTTCAATGTGCTCGTCGCAGCATTCATCGTGTGGCTCGGTGATCAACTCGGTGTAGGGACCCAGCTCTCTACGGCAATCGTGGTGGTCCTCGGAATTCGGATCTTCGGCAATGCGGCGGCACTGCGGCGTCGGCTCCTCGGTGCGTGA
- a CDS encoding DUF881 domain-containing protein: protein MTTEGKHHIRRSRSKSTVFGALTVLLMVLLGFVLVVQVRENTSGDALDTARPADLLVVLDNVGRREAALRAEISELEDTLAALEQSDGGSGAALAEARERLASLAVQVGTVPATGPGVIVTVRDPRAGVGSEVLLDALQELRAAGAEAIEIAGVGADPVRIGVESWIAGNAGAVIIDGREMSEPFVYTAIGDPATLAAALDIPGGVVDTVSRFGGQCEVSQSPQVEVSALREARSRQYSQPGN, encoded by the coding sequence ATGACCACCGAAGGCAAGCATCACATTCGCCGTAGTCGATCGAAATCGACCGTCTTCGGGGCTCTCACAGTTCTTCTGATGGTGTTGTTGGGCTTCGTGCTCGTCGTACAGGTTCGGGAGAACACGAGCGGCGATGCTCTCGACACGGCGAGACCGGCCGATCTGCTCGTGGTCCTGGACAACGTCGGGCGTCGTGAGGCCGCGTTGCGTGCCGAGATCTCGGAGTTGGAAGACACCCTGGCAGCGCTCGAACAATCCGACGGCGGTTCTGGAGCTGCTTTGGCGGAAGCACGTGAGCGACTCGCATCGCTCGCCGTTCAGGTCGGTACCGTACCGGCGACAGGGCCTGGAGTGATCGTCACGGTGAGGGATCCCCGCGCCGGCGTCGGATCGGAGGTCCTGCTCGATGCCTTGCAAGAACTGAGGGCAGCCGGCGCCGAGGCAATCGAGATAGCGGGTGTCGGTGCAGATCCGGTACGGATCGGTGTGGAGTCGTGGATTGCAGGCAACGCCGGGGCAGTGATCATCGACGGGCGCGAGATGTCGGAGCCGTTCGTCTACACCGCCATCGGCGACCCGGCTACTCTGGCAGCTGCGCTGGATATTCCAGGCGGCGTGGTCGACACTGTCTCGCGGTTCGGCGGACAGTGCGAGGTGTCGCAATCACCCCAGGTCGAAGTGTCCGCCTTGCGAGAAGCACGCTCGCGTCAATACTCTCAGCCCGGAAACTAG
- the gcvH gene encoding glycine cleavage system protein GcvH, with product MSDTEPSDDLLYTPEHEWVQRLGPTTVRIGITDYAQEQLGDVVFVQLPAVGDEVNAGASLGEVESTKSVSDVFSPLTAKVIAVNTDLDVAPEKVNSGPYTDGWLVELEVASGESLDASMAQMLDADGYAGITAT from the coding sequence TTGAGCGACACCGAGCCATCGGACGACTTGCTGTACACGCCCGAGCATGAATGGGTACAGCGACTGGGACCGACAACGGTCCGGATAGGCATCACCGACTACGCACAGGAGCAGCTCGGTGACGTCGTATTCGTCCAGCTCCCCGCAGTGGGTGACGAGGTGAACGCCGGCGCTTCGCTGGGAGAAGTCGAATCGACCAAGAGCGTGTCCGACGTGTTTTCACCCTTGACAGCGAAAGTGATTGCCGTCAATACAGATCTGGACGTCGCGCCGGAGAAGGTGAACTCGGGACCGTACACGGACGGATGGCTGGTGGAGCTGGAAGTCGCGTCTGGGGAGTCTCTGGACGCGTCGATGGCACAGATGCTCGACGCCGACGGATATGCTGGAATTACGGCCACGTAA
- the odhI gene encoding oxoglutarate dehydrogenase inhibitor Odhl — MSENDNDGIYGESPAETTSVFRADFLQELDNSATSQSTEAPVSGVEGLPVGSALLVVKRGPNAGSRFLLDQPTTSAGRHPDSDIFLDDVTVSRRHAEFRQDEDEFQVVDVGSLNGTYVNREPVDSAVLANGDEVQIGKFRLVFLTGPRGGAGSQVGESSAGAGSQ; from the coding sequence GTGAGCGAGAACGACAACGACGGCATCTACGGAGAGTCGCCGGCGGAGACCACTTCGGTGTTCCGTGCGGACTTCCTCCAGGAGCTGGACAACTCGGCGACGAGTCAGTCCACCGAGGCTCCGGTGTCGGGCGTGGAAGGCTTGCCGGTCGGATCGGCACTTCTCGTGGTGAAGAGGGGACCCAATGCCGGATCTCGGTTCCTTCTCGACCAGCCGACCACTTCGGCTGGACGTCACCCCGACAGTGACATCTTTCTCGACGACGTGACCGTGAGCCGTCGGCATGCAGAGTTCCGCCAGGACGAGGACGAGTTCCAGGTCGTCGACGTCGGCAGCCTCAACGGCACGTATGTCAATCGTGAGCCTGTCGATTCGGCAGTCCTCGCCAACGGCGACGAGGTGCAGATCGGAAAGTTCCGCCTCGTGTTCCTCACTGGCCCACGCGGTGGCGCCGGTTCGCAGGTCGGCGAATCGTCTGCGGGTGCAGGAAGCCAGTGA
- a CDS encoding MerR family transcriptional regulator — MTAVGQQSPGGMSIGSVLDRLRPDFPDVTISKIRFLEAEGLISPERTPSGYRRFSVADCERLRFVLTAQRDQYLPLKVIKEQLEAIDSGVARVESADPSPRRPRTLSVAPGEVSPEEFLADREVRISKSDLMERAGIDDTFMTELLRAGLIVPGQAGFYDEGSVVLARTAYAMSQFGLEVRHLRAFKLAADREAGLVAQIAGPVAKGRDAGARDRAEEMIRELAALSLTLHTCLVKAAVRGALDR; from the coding sequence GTGACCGCCGTCGGGCAGCAGTCTCCCGGGGGGATGTCGATAGGCTCCGTCCTGGATCGGCTCAGACCCGACTTTCCTGATGTGACCATCTCGAAGATCAGATTTCTCGAAGCCGAGGGACTGATCTCGCCCGAAAGGACTCCGTCGGGGTATCGACGCTTTTCGGTCGCGGATTGCGAGCGACTGAGGTTCGTCCTGACCGCGCAGCGAGATCAGTACCTTCCGCTCAAGGTGATCAAAGAACAGCTCGAGGCCATCGACAGCGGAGTGGCGCGTGTCGAAAGCGCCGATCCGTCACCTCGCAGGCCTCGGACACTGTCTGTGGCGCCGGGGGAGGTGTCACCCGAGGAGTTCCTGGCGGACCGTGAAGTTCGGATCAGTAAGTCCGACCTCATGGAACGGGCAGGCATCGACGACACCTTCATGACCGAACTTCTTCGCGCCGGGCTAATTGTTCCGGGCCAGGCGGGCTTCTACGACGAAGGGTCAGTGGTACTGGCGCGGACCGCGTATGCCATGTCCCAGTTCGGACTCGAGGTACGGCACCTACGTGCGTTCAAGCTGGCCGCGGACCGCGAGGCCGGGCTGGTCGCGCAGATCGCGGGTCCGGTCGCAAAGGGCCGGGACGCAGGCGCTCGTGACCGAGCCGAGGAGATGATCCGCGAACTGGCGGCGCTGTCTCTGACCTTGCACACCTGTCTCGTCAAAGCTGCAGTCCGCGGCGCGCTGGACCGGTGA
- a CDS encoding bifunctional nuclease family protein translates to MSEMRVVGIRVEQPQNQPVLLLRESDGERYLPIWIGQTEAAAIALEQQGVQPARPLTHDLIKELISALGHRLKEVRIVDLQEGTFYADLVFDKDIRVSARPSDSIAIALRAGVPIIAEEPVLAEAGLLMPDEREDEVEKFKEFLESVSPDDFKATDG, encoded by the coding sequence GTGAGTGAAATGCGCGTAGTCGGCATTCGTGTCGAGCAGCCACAGAATCAACCAGTGTTGCTGCTTCGCGAGTCGGACGGTGAGCGTTACCTGCCGATCTGGATCGGCCAGACGGAGGCGGCGGCTATCGCCCTCGAACAGCAAGGCGTCCAACCCGCGCGACCTCTGACTCACGATCTGATCAAAGAACTGATCAGCGCGCTCGGTCATCGGCTCAAAGAAGTCCGGATCGTCGATCTGCAGGAGGGCACCTTCTACGCAGACTTGGTGTTCGACAAGGACATCAGAGTTTCTGCTCGTCCGTCGGATTCGATAGCGATCGCGTTGCGCGCGGGAGTGCCGATCATTGCGGAAGAGCCGGTCTTGGCCGAGGCAGGACTTTTGATGCCGGACGAGCGAGAGGACGAGGTCGAGAAGTTCAAGGAGTTTCTCGAGTCGGTGTCGCCGGACGATTTCAAGGCCACGGACGGCTGA
- a CDS encoding MerR family transcriptional regulator, with the protein MGDQPQERHQSSATAAPEASLTVGVETPTDEAAVSASDSSAVATPVGDFQPGLFPDDSIPDELVGYRVPSACQIAGITYRQLDYWARTGLVVPSIRGAAGSGSQRLYSFKDMLVLKIVKRLLDTGISLQNIRVAVDHLRQRGVGDLANITLFSDGTTVYECTSAEEVVDLLQGGQGVFGIAVNGAMRELTGLIADFPAERADGGEAETSPEDELASRRKSRANRKTG; encoded by the coding sequence GTGGGAGATCAGCCGCAGGAGCGCCACCAGAGTTCAGCGACAGCTGCACCGGAGGCGAGTCTCACGGTCGGAGTTGAGACTCCGACCGATGAGGCCGCGGTCAGCGCCTCGGACTCGAGCGCCGTTGCGACTCCGGTCGGAGATTTCCAGCCGGGGTTGTTCCCCGACGACTCCATTCCTGACGAACTGGTCGGGTACCGCGTTCCCAGTGCGTGCCAGATCGCAGGCATCACCTATCGCCAGCTCGACTACTGGGCTCGCACCGGGCTGGTGGTCCCGTCCATTCGCGGGGCAGCGGGTTCGGGTAGCCAGCGCCTGTACTCCTTCAAGGACATGCTCGTCCTGAAGATCGTCAAACGATTGCTCGACACCGGCATCTCGCTGCAGAACATCCGCGTCGCGGTCGACCATCTTCGTCAACGAGGTGTGGGCGATCTGGCCAACATCACGTTGTTCTCGGACGGCACGACCGTGTACGAATGCACGTCTGCAGAAGAGGTCGTAGACCTCCTGCAGGGTGGACAGGGCGTCTTCGGCATTGCTGTCAACGGCGCGATGCGTGAGCTCACAGGACTCATCGCCGACTTCCCCGCGGAGCGGGCCGACGGTGGGGAAGCCGAAACCAGCCCCGAGGACGAGTTGGCTTCGCGGCGCAAGAGTCGCGCCAACCGCAAGACCGGCTAA
- the gcvP gene encoding aminomethyl-transferring glycine dehydrogenase, whose amino-acid sequence MTEQTSRPSFSDRHIGPDRQELARILETVGVASLEELATRAVPASILDNAADGISDGLDVLPQPIGEHDALAELADLAAQNTVATSMIGLGYYDTLTPPVLTRGILENPAWYTAYTPYQPEISQGRLEALLNFQTMVSDLTAMDVANASMLDEASAAAEAMTLLRRANRSSASPRFVVDTDVFPQTLAVLETRAEPLGIELVRRDVSQGLPDGDFFGVLVQFPGASGILMDHRHLIEQAHERGALVAIGADLLALTIATPPGELGADVCFGTTQRFGVPMGYGGPHAGYLAVRSAHARQLPGRLVGVSVDADGDLAYRLALQTREQHIRREKATSNICTAQVLLAIVAAMYASYHGSSGLRAIAQQVNGHARSLARGLRDAGVELAGDSFFDTVTAVVPGRAGAVVDAAKATGINLRFVDEDRVGVACDEATTPAHVEAVLAAFGAGYSVADGHSSIPDTLVRTSEYLTHPAFTRHRTETSMLRYLRALSDKDIALDRSMIPLGSCTMKLNATAEMESITWPGFARLHPFAPDSDTVGIRSLIADVEKWLVDITGYDAVSLQPNAGSQGEYAGLLAIRSYHRDRGESHREICLIPSSAHGTNAASAVMAGMKVVVVSCRANGDVDVDDLRAKIEQHRTTLAAIMITYPSTHGVYEHEIDDICAAVHDAGGQVYIDGANLNALVGLARPGRFGGDVSHLNLHKTFCIPHGGGGPGVGPVGVRSHLAPYLPGHPLRPELGGGAPVAAAPFGSASILSITWAYVRMMGAEGLRRATLTAIASANYIARRLDEHFPVLYTGDNGMVAHECILDLRGLTKATGVTVDDVAKRLADYGFHAPTMSFPVAGTLMVEPTESEDLDEIDAFCDAMIAIRAEIDRVGTGEWPATDNPLRGAPHTARCLVGEWTHPYSREEAVYPEAVSGRAKVWPSVRRIDGAHGDRNLVCSCPPIESFA is encoded by the coding sequence GTGACCGAGCAGACCTCTCGCCCGTCGTTTTCCGATCGTCATATCGGTCCCGATCGCCAGGAATTGGCGCGGATACTGGAGACCGTCGGGGTAGCTTCCCTCGAAGAACTGGCTACGCGTGCTGTACCCGCGTCCATTCTCGACAACGCCGCCGACGGCATCTCCGATGGGCTCGACGTCCTCCCACAACCGATCGGCGAACACGACGCACTCGCCGAACTGGCCGATCTCGCGGCACAGAACACCGTCGCAACGTCGATGATCGGCCTCGGCTACTACGACACCCTGACGCCGCCGGTGCTCACCAGGGGAATTCTCGAGAATCCCGCGTGGTACACGGCCTACACGCCCTACCAGCCGGAGATCAGCCAGGGCCGCCTCGAAGCGTTGCTGAACTTTCAGACGATGGTGTCCGATCTGACTGCCATGGACGTCGCAAACGCTTCGATGCTCGACGAGGCGTCGGCGGCGGCCGAAGCGATGACGCTCCTACGTCGCGCCAACCGCAGTTCTGCTTCGCCTAGGTTCGTGGTGGACACCGATGTCTTCCCGCAGACACTCGCAGTGCTCGAGACCCGGGCCGAGCCGTTGGGGATCGAGTTGGTCCGACGCGATGTGTCTCAGGGTCTGCCCGACGGCGACTTCTTCGGCGTTCTGGTTCAATTCCCTGGTGCTTCGGGAATCCTGATGGACCACCGACACCTGATCGAACAAGCGCATGAGCGCGGGGCGCTCGTCGCCATCGGGGCCGATCTCCTGGCGTTGACGATCGCGACGCCACCGGGTGAGCTCGGCGCCGACGTCTGCTTCGGCACCACCCAGCGGTTCGGGGTACCCATGGGGTACGGCGGCCCGCACGCCGGCTATCTGGCAGTTCGGTCCGCACATGCACGTCAACTCCCCGGACGGTTGGTAGGAGTATCGGTCGATGCCGACGGCGACCTTGCCTACCGATTGGCGCTGCAGACCAGAGAGCAGCACATCCGTCGCGAGAAGGCGACCTCCAACATCTGCACGGCACAGGTGCTCTTGGCGATCGTTGCTGCGATGTATGCGAGCTACCACGGAAGCTCCGGTTTACGTGCAATCGCCCAGCAGGTCAACGGGCATGCTCGATCCCTCGCTCGTGGTTTGAGGGACGCTGGCGTCGAGCTTGCCGGTGATTCCTTCTTCGACACCGTCACCGCCGTGGTCCCCGGACGTGCAGGTGCTGTGGTCGACGCCGCGAAAGCAACGGGGATCAATCTACGATTCGTCGACGAGGACAGGGTCGGCGTCGCATGCGACGAAGCCACGACGCCGGCGCACGTCGAGGCAGTGCTGGCCGCATTCGGGGCTGGGTACTCCGTCGCCGACGGTCATTCCTCGATTCCCGACACGCTTGTCCGCACGTCGGAGTACCTCACCCATCCGGCTTTCACTCGACACCGCACGGAAACATCGATGCTGAGGTACCTCAGGGCGCTGTCGGACAAGGATATTGCGCTCGATCGCAGCATGATCCCGCTCGGATCGTGCACGATGAAGCTCAACGCCACAGCGGAAATGGAATCGATCACCTGGCCTGGTTTCGCACGATTGCACCCGTTCGCTCCCGACAGTGACACCGTCGGTATCCGTTCGCTCATCGCCGACGTCGAGAAGTGGCTCGTCGACATCACCGGTTACGACGCGGTCAGCCTGCAGCCCAATGCGGGCAGTCAAGGCGAATACGCCGGACTTCTTGCAATCCGCAGCTACCACCGTGATCGAGGAGAGTCTCACCGCGAGATCTGCCTGATTCCGTCGAGCGCTCATGGAACCAACGCGGCCTCGGCGGTGATGGCGGGGATGAAAGTCGTCGTGGTGAGCTGCCGGGCGAACGGAGACGTGGACGTCGACGATCTACGCGCCAAGATCGAGCAGCACAGGACGACCCTCGCCGCGATCATGATCACCTACCCGTCCACCCACGGGGTATACGAGCACGAAATCGACGACATCTGCGCTGCGGTCCACGACGCCGGGGGTCAGGTCTACATCGATGGGGCAAACCTCAATGCCCTCGTAGGTCTGGCGCGCCCGGGTCGTTTCGGCGGCGACGTCAGCCATCTGAACCTGCACAAAACGTTCTGCATCCCGCACGGTGGTGGTGGACCGGGCGTCGGTCCTGTCGGGGTCCGGTCTCACCTCGCACCCTATTTGCCCGGCCACCCACTGCGACCGGAGCTCGGCGGCGGAGCCCCGGTCGCGGCTGCGCCGTTCGGCAGCGCGTCGATTCTGTCGATCACATGGGCGTACGTGCGGATGATGGGTGCGGAAGGACTTCGTCGCGCCACGCTGACGGCGATTGCGTCGGCCAACTACATTGCCCGCAGGCTGGACGAGCACTTTCCTGTCCTGTACACCGGAGACAACGGAATGGTGGCGCACGAGTGCATTCTCGATCTCCGCGGATTGACCAAAGCGACCGGCGTTACCGTCGACGACGTGGCAAAACGTCTGGCTGACTACGGATTTCATGCTCCGACCATGAGCTTTCCCGTCGCGGGAACGCTGATGGTCGAGCCCACCGAGAGCGAAGACCTCGACGAAATCGACGCGTTCTGCGACGCCATGATCGCCATCCGCGCGGAGATCGACCGAGTGGGGACGGGGGAGTGGCCTGCAACGGACAACCCGCTGCGTGGAGCGCCGCACACAGCTCGGTGCCTCGTCGGTGAGTGGACTCATCCGTACTCGCGGGAAGAGGCCGTGTACCCGGAGGCTGTGAGCGGCCGCGCCAAGGTGTGGCCTTCGGTCAGGAGAATCGACGGTGCGCACGGAGATCGAAACCTCGTGTGCTCGTGCCCGCCTATCGAATCGTTCGCCTGA
- a CDS encoding metallophosphoesterase — protein sequence MIRLLAFGTVLALIGLLLHFRYVRATRLTRPYSVVADAVLVVMWILALIGTGSGEVFDPAWSRLPAFIGLTWLAVVLYLVLGTLVVGIVTFGIRLVMAARRRESVAVRLRVTRVGSAMVATASVAAVAYGLFEAAHPKVTETTVALDRLPTEFDGTRVALVSDLHVGPARGAGFVQKVVDEVNAQSPDIVVLDGDLIDGTVELVGSDLSPLSELSAPLGVFAVSGNHEFYAGDGGEWLDLFQTLGVTVLRNEHQPVTTSGATIDIAGINDATAPAPYEPNLTAALDGHDPDRFVMLLAHQPLQAFEASDLGVDFQMSGHTHAGQIWPLRYLVPLQQPSIEGLDTVGETTLYTTGGAGAWGPPVRVAAPPEIAMLQLVSN from the coding sequence ATGATACGACTTCTTGCATTCGGCACAGTGCTCGCTCTCATCGGACTGTTGCTTCATTTCAGATACGTGCGCGCAACACGGTTGACCCGCCCGTACTCCGTTGTCGCCGATGCCGTGCTCGTCGTGATGTGGATCCTGGCGCTCATCGGCACCGGATCCGGTGAAGTGTTCGACCCAGCGTGGTCGCGACTGCCCGCGTTCATCGGCCTCACTTGGCTTGCAGTGGTCCTGTATCTGGTGCTGGGGACTCTGGTGGTAGGCATCGTCACCTTCGGCATCCGGCTAGTGATGGCGGCGCGTCGTCGAGAGTCGGTCGCAGTGCGACTACGCGTGACCCGAGTCGGATCTGCCATGGTCGCGACAGCATCGGTTGCAGCAGTCGCGTACGGACTGTTCGAAGCGGCACACCCGAAAGTCACCGAAACCACCGTCGCGCTGGACCGGCTGCCGACCGAATTCGACGGCACTCGAGTCGCGTTGGTGTCCGATCTGCACGTCGGCCCTGCACGAGGAGCAGGCTTCGTTCAGAAAGTGGTGGACGAGGTCAATGCCCAGTCCCCCGACATCGTCGTCCTCGACGGCGACCTGATCGACGGCACCGTCGAACTCGTGGGATCCGATCTGTCGCCGCTCTCGGAACTGTCCGCGCCCCTCGGAGTGTTCGCGGTCAGTGGCAACCACGAATTCTATGCCGGAGACGGTGGCGAATGGCTCGACCTCTTTCAGACTCTCGGCGTGACGGTGTTGCGGAACGAACACCAGCCCGTCACCACCTCGGGTGCAACCATCGATATCGCGGGAATCAACGACGCGACGGCTCCTGCACCCTACGAACCGAATCTGACGGCGGCACTGGACGGCCACGACCCCGACAGATTCGTGATGCTGCTGGCGCACCAACCGTTGCAAGCGTTCGAAGCATCCGATCTGGGTGTCGACTTTCAGATGTCGGGTCACACTCACGCCGGACAGATCTGGCCGCTGCGGTATCTCGTCCCTCTGCAACAGCCCAGCATCGAAGGTCTCGACACCGTAGGTGAGACCACGCTCTACACAACCGGGGGTGCGGGTGCCTGGGGACCGCCGGTCCGAGTTGCAGCACCGCCGGAAATCGCGATGCTGCAACTCGTTTCGAACTAG
- a CDS encoding substrate-binding domain-containing protein — MGEHRTSGGVRGISKGPVIAVGIVVVMVLAVLGWFQLRERIADQGVEAADTCVEGTAVIPVTVDPDISSQVTRMAADFTATAPVVRDHCISLEVTTRESTQVAGAFAADVASWDESILGPAPALWIPRSSDALVDLPAGTVDGTPRSVASTSIVLAVPGVVAEALEAAGIGWADLPRLQSAPDGLDTLGLPGWGGLRMRLPVGPESDSSAAALGAVAATTYDSPTPVSASELPRRSSTATALSALATTDRGIPSTTTESTDSALGSLSRDSASTSDVHAVPVTEQQLDASAQSGLTAYAPSGSTPIADHPAAILATEWTDETSRRAAAQFVDFLRQPANAQMFVDSGFDVGDPPSGAPAVGITAQRALVDAVLDPATPRRVTALLDISGSMDTTEGSNTRLKNTVAALDQQFGSVIDSSELGLWVFSKDLDGTRAFRTLVSTGPVDEPLDSRTRREQLISAAGEVRPATATSTYEAVTAAFLDARETYSPGKPNSVLLLTDGPNDDPTIASSRFLSTLSEMVDPTRPVTIDVVSIGTNSDESTLQSMSGITDGSFTTVGSSDGAELPDLLRKLLY; from the coding sequence GTGGGTGAACATCGGACCTCAGGGGGGGTCAGAGGCATCAGCAAGGGCCCGGTGATTGCGGTGGGCATCGTCGTAGTGATGGTGCTCGCCGTACTCGGGTGGTTTCAGCTGCGCGAGCGAATCGCGGACCAGGGCGTCGAGGCCGCCGATACGTGTGTCGAGGGGACGGCCGTCATCCCGGTGACGGTCGACCCCGACATCTCCTCTCAGGTGACTCGCATGGCTGCCGACTTCACGGCAACCGCGCCCGTGGTGCGAGATCACTGCATCTCGCTCGAGGTCACCACACGCGAGTCGACTCAGGTGGCCGGTGCATTTGCTGCCGATGTCGCGAGCTGGGACGAGTCGATCCTCGGCCCAGCCCCGGCGCTCTGGATTCCCCGCTCCTCGGATGCGCTCGTGGATCTACCCGCTGGAACTGTCGACGGGACTCCCCGTTCGGTTGCGAGCACGTCGATCGTCCTTGCTGTGCCCGGTGTGGTTGCAGAAGCATTGGAGGCGGCCGGTATCGGGTGGGCGGACCTTCCTCGCCTGCAGTCTGCGCCCGACGGTCTGGACACTCTCGGTCTCCCCGGCTGGGGCGGGCTTCGCATGCGCCTTCCCGTCGGACCCGAGTCGGACTCGTCGGCTGCCGCACTCGGCGCAGTGGCGGCGACCACCTACGACAGTCCGACGCCGGTGTCGGCGTCCGAGCTTCCCCGACGCAGTTCCACTGCCACCGCACTGTCCGCGTTGGCCACGACCGACCGCGGAATACCGTCGACTACAACGGAATCGACCGACAGCGCACTCGGTTCGCTGAGCCGTGATTCGGCGTCCACATCCGATGTGCACGCTGTTCCGGTGACCGAGCAGCAGCTCGACGCCTCGGCTCAGTCCGGCCTGACTGCGTACGCACCGAGTGGATCGACCCCGATCGCGGACCATCCGGCGGCGATCCTCGCCACGGAATGGACGGACGAGACCAGCCGACGCGCGGCAGCTCAGTTCGTCGACTTTCTACGCCAACCCGCGAATGCGCAGATGTTCGTCGATTCCGGCTTCGATGTCGGTGACCCACCCTCGGGAGCTCCCGCTGTCGGTATTACCGCCCAACGCGCGCTCGTCGACGCTGTTCTCGATCCCGCAACACCGCGTCGCGTCACGGCACTGTTGGACATATCCGGCTCGATGGACACAACCGAGGGCTCGAACACCCGATTGAAGAACACGGTCGCTGCACTCGATCAGCAGTTCGGATCGGTCATCGACTCGTCCGAACTGGGACTGTGGGTCTTCAGCAAGGATCTCGACGGCACCCGAGCCTTCCGAACCCTTGTCTCGACCGGTCCGGTCGACGAGCCGTTGGACTCGCGCACTCGCCGCGAGCAACTGATCTCTGCAGCCGGGGAAGTCCGACCTGCCACTGCCACGTCGACGTACGAAGCGGTGACCGCTGCGTTCCTGGACGCTCGAGAGACGTATTCGCCCGGCAAGCCGAACAGCGTCCTGTTGCTGACGGACGGACCGAACGACGACCCGACGATTGCGTCCAGTCGATTTCTGTCGACGCTGTCCGAGATGGTCGATCCGACTCGACCTGTCACGATCGACGTCGTGTCCATCGGAACCAATTCCGACGAATCGACGTTACAGTCCATGTCCGGTATCACCGATGGATCGTTCACCACCGTCGGTTCCTCCGATGGCGCCGAGCTTCCCGACCTTCTCCGAAAGCTGCTGTACTGA